In Bythopirellula goksoeyrii, a single window of DNA contains:
- a CDS encoding YybH family protein — translation MEARHLQAIVKLGFCLLGLLVCHPIVATAQDAPATGSEVEQAVSESARQFVTAFNQADAKAIAALWTEDGEYIDEAGTRTVGRAAIEKQYADFFANNQGAKIEIAINAIQQVSPDSAIEDGHSQLTIASPAAVASGRYMAIHVKQNGQWLMASVRDSPSRPSSSANLSLQDLAWLVGDWTALGDGSEVELDYDWMGNGSFIRGETKITDEKGPIAGGSQIIGKDPVTGHLVSWFFNADGSHGYGEWSKQGAHWMIRTQGVTAEGLPTSSINILYDADDNVHSWQSINRTVGGEPLPRTKEIVIERKSDSKTNKETK, via the coding sequence GTGGAAGCTCGTCATCTTCAAGCAATCGTAAAACTTGGGTTTTGCCTGCTCGGTCTCTTGGTTTGTCATCCGATCGTGGCTACTGCTCAGGATGCACCAGCGACTGGATCGGAAGTGGAGCAGGCCGTCAGTGAAAGCGCCCGACAATTTGTCACGGCCTTCAACCAAGCAGACGCCAAGGCGATTGCCGCATTGTGGACAGAGGATGGAGAATATATCGATGAAGCAGGCACGCGTACGGTCGGTCGGGCAGCCATCGAGAAACAGTACGCAGATTTTTTTGCCAACAACCAAGGGGCCAAGATTGAAATCGCGATCAATGCGATTCAGCAAGTGAGTCCCGACTCGGCAATTGAAGACGGGCACTCGCAACTCACAATTGCCTCGCCCGCCGCTGTGGCAAGTGGTCGCTACATGGCGATCCACGTCAAGCAAAACGGACAGTGGCTCATGGCAAGTGTACGGGATTCGCCCTCACGACCTTCCTCGTCAGCCAATCTGAGCCTACAAGATCTCGCCTGGCTTGTCGGCGATTGGACCGCCTTAGGCGACGGAAGTGAAGTTGAGTTGGACTATGATTGGATGGGTAATGGAAGCTTTATTCGTGGCGAAACGAAGATCACTGACGAGAAAGGCCCTATTGCTGGTGGATCACAAATCATCGGCAAGGATCCAGTCACGGGGCACCTAGTCTCTTGGTTCTTCAACGCCGATGGCAGTCATGGCTATGGCGAGTGGAGCAAGCAGGGGGCCCACTGGATGATTCGCACTCAGGGCGTAACTGCAGAGGGTCTTCCCACCTCTTCCATAAATATTCTCTACGATGCCGACGACAACGTTCACTCTTGGCAATCGATCAACCGCACCGTCGGAGGCGAGCCGCTGCCGAGAACGAAAGAAATCGTGATCGAGCGCAAGAGCGACAGCAAAACGAATAAGGAAACCAAATGA
- a CDS encoding glycoside hydrolase family 18 protein, producing MRSTSFLIALLICSLAWSHVCAAPSNESTTEKVFLGYVAGLPRDINFGLYTHLAHAFLGASDDGSLNLREHVPNRQLTHDAHQAGVKVLISLGGGGSEEPFIAMSQGRQAEDRYVQEVMNVVDGYDYDGIDFDWEYPDTKTEIVCFERMTRQFRKLLDELGEKKQRPMLLTMAVNCHPDRLKWLTNELLLENMDWINLMTYDFTGPWTDFAGHQSPLYLSSKVPEGEKFSTDSAIQYLIEGRNYPAERLAVGLPLYGRVFAVEAPYATTVDAPQPRRDAINYRQIAELKAEPNWKRTWDDETKNPWLIAKDGSEIICYDDEQSTSLKTEWAMKQGLRGVFFWQIAGDRLSDGSNPLQEAAKEKMRK from the coding sequence ATGCGATCCACAAGTTTCTTGATTGCTCTGTTGATTTGCTCTCTGGCTTGGTCCCACGTTTGCGCTGCCCCTTCCAACGAATCGACTACAGAAAAAGTCTTTCTGGGATATGTCGCCGGTCTGCCACGCGATATCAACTTCGGTCTCTACACCCATCTCGCTCATGCATTTCTGGGGGCGAGTGACGATGGAAGTTTGAATCTGCGAGAGCATGTTCCCAATCGCCAATTGACTCACGATGCCCATCAGGCGGGTGTGAAAGTGCTGATATCGCTGGGTGGGGGGGGGAGCGAGGAGCCATTTATCGCCATGAGCCAGGGTCGGCAAGCCGAGGATCGCTATGTGCAGGAGGTAATGAACGTCGTTGATGGCTACGACTACGACGGCATCGATTTCGACTGGGAATATCCAGACACGAAGACGGAAATCGTGTGCTTCGAGCGGATGACCCGCCAGTTTCGCAAGTTGCTCGATGAGTTGGGTGAAAAGAAACAGCGGCCTATGCTTCTGACCATGGCGGTCAACTGTCATCCCGATCGATTGAAATGGCTCACAAACGAACTGCTGTTGGAGAATATGGACTGGATAAATCTCATGACCTATGACTTCACAGGTCCTTGGACAGATTTCGCCGGCCATCAATCTCCGCTCTATTTGTCATCCAAGGTTCCCGAGGGAGAAAAGTTTTCCACCGATTCGGCGATTCAATACCTGATCGAAGGCCGCAACTATCCAGCCGAGCGTTTGGCGGTTGGTCTCCCGCTCTATGGCCGCGTGTTTGCTGTCGAAGCACCCTATGCAACGACGGTCGATGCACCTCAACCCCGGCGTGATGCAATTAATTATCGGCAAATCGCTGAGCTAAAAGCGGAACCGAATTGGAAACGCACCTGGGACGATGAAACCAAGAACCCTTGGCTGATTGCCAAGGATGGTTCGGAGATCATATGCTACGACGATGAGCAATCGACCTCGCTCAAAACTGAATGGGCCATGAAGCAGGGTCTCCGCGGTGTCTTCTTTTGGCAAATCGCCGGCGACCGTCTCTCTGATGGCAGCAATCCACTGCAAGAAGCGGCAAAAGAGAAGATGCGCAAGTAG
- a CDS encoding protocadherin: protein MMKRYFLCTIAMSLSVLLGVDLTHGRGFGGGHGGGGFHGGGMGGGGFHGGGMGGGFGGGGGGFHGGGMPGGFGGSGGFSGGGPRGGFAGGGPGGPGGFGGGGRAPGGLGEGGLGGAGGLDGLEGRGAGGLGGAGGRPGGPALGGEGARGGEFGGMRGGAPSASRLNSFLGMPTDSGISAAGSRDSHGAVGGSMHGLTSFDQAAEHKGGAEGNVWHGPNGATIAHGSAGERGAAVGPRGGAAGERGASGTVVKGPDGNTVAHGEAGERGIAAGPGGVAGGSREASGTVVRGADGGMAAHGEASRGGFYADSRGAGTWRCSRADMRVQGNFVRTNYDHWGAFGRDWYARYPGAWYARGFAAGVWTAATWGSINAWYGTEWPAMSYDYGSNIYYDDDNVYLAGQEIASADAYYQSAADLAETGEQANVQEDSSASADNPQWLPLGVFEAIPPGEKSSKMTFQLAVNKEGILRGNYYNTGDDNVQQVSGAVDKKTQRVTWVVDNKKSIIFDTGLYNLTKDESTMLVHESKDKTQQWTLVRLKQPADDSQTKS, encoded by the coding sequence ATGATGAAACGCTATTTTCTGTGCACGATTGCAATGAGTCTTTCGGTTTTGTTGGGTGTTGACCTGACCCATGGTCGCGGCTTTGGGGGTGGGCATGGCGGCGGAGGTTTCCACGGCGGCGGTATGGGTGGAGGAGGTTTCCATGGTGGTGGTATGGGCGGCGGCTTCGGCGGAGGTGGTGGTGGTTTCCACGGAGGTGGGATGCCTGGTGGCTTTGGCGGCAGCGGTGGTTTTAGTGGCGGCGGACCTCGCGGAGGTTTCGCCGGAGGAGGCCCTGGCGGCCCAGGTGGATTCGGCGGGGGCGGTCGAGCTCCCGGCGGATTAGGTGAGGGTGGCCTCGGTGGTGCGGGTGGTCTCGACGGCTTGGAAGGGAGAGGAGCAGGAGGTCTTGGTGGCGCCGGCGGACGGCCCGGAGGACCAGCTTTAGGTGGCGAAGGTGCACGAGGCGGAGAATTCGGCGGCATGCGTGGCGGAGCCCCTTCGGCTTCGCGACTCAATTCGTTCTTGGGAATGCCGACTGATTCAGGAATCTCGGCTGCCGGCTCTCGCGACTCTCACGGCGCTGTTGGCGGCAGCATGCATGGGTTGACTTCTTTTGATCAAGCAGCAGAACACAAGGGGGGAGCTGAGGGCAACGTCTGGCACGGACCCAATGGAGCCACAATCGCCCATGGCTCAGCCGGTGAACGTGGTGCCGCAGTCGGACCCCGCGGTGGCGCAGCTGGTGAGCGAGGAGCAAGCGGCACCGTTGTCAAAGGCCCCGATGGAAATACTGTTGCCCATGGTGAAGCAGGCGAACGCGGTATCGCTGCTGGACCTGGCGGGGTGGCGGGCGGGTCACGCGAAGCCAGTGGCACGGTCGTCAGAGGTGCAGACGGCGGCATGGCTGCTCATGGCGAGGCTTCGCGAGGTGGATTCTATGCCGACTCACGTGGCGCCGGCACGTGGCGATGCTCGAGAGCCGACATGCGTGTGCAGGGCAACTTTGTACGAACGAACTACGACCACTGGGGCGCATTCGGCCGTGATTGGTACGCGCGTTATCCTGGTGCCTGGTATGCTCGAGGCTTCGCAGCAGGTGTCTGGACAGCCGCTACTTGGGGAAGCATCAACGCCTGGTATGGTACGGAATGGCCTGCGATGAGCTACGACTATGGATCAAACATTTATTATGACGACGACAATGTCTATCTAGCAGGACAGGAAATTGCATCTGCCGATGCGTACTACCAATCGGCCGCTGATCTTGCCGAGACGGGCGAACAGGCCAACGTGCAGGAAGATAGTTCGGCGAGTGCTGACAACCCACAGTGGCTACCGCTGGGTGTGTTTGAGGCGATTCCCCCCGGTGAAAAGTCGAGCAAGATGACGTTCCAACTTGCCGTCAATAAGGAGGGAATACTTCGCGGTAATTACTACAACACGGGCGATGACAATGTGCAGCAAGTGTCGGGTGCCGTCGACAAGAAAACCCAGCGAGTCACTTGGGTCGTCGACAACAAGAAGAGCATCATTTTCGACACGGGTCTCTACAACTTGACCAAAGACGAGTCGACTATGCTCGTCCACGAAAGCAAGGACAAGACCCAACAATGGACGCTTGTACGTTTGAAGCAGCCGGCAGACGACTCGCAAACCAAGAGCTGA
- a CDS encoding adenylate/guanylate cyclase domain-containing protein, with protein sequence MLPINNPPFSANSNRAQAIVADLLGAAAREGELGVAWARLVCGLTVTLMWPIVHGEYLLELVPRAVAAFVLGMLGLGWSLYVFYRLRNTNPSAALTYTSITIDAILINSLVLMYVLAPGASHDSIVEVHGASFVYLAIVTAGVRLSPAAAYFGAAINSAMLIALVTTSTIQVDNLRVIGWAEWLTVGIGLIGSAVLGVTIATRTCRLVEQSANETLLSESARSKLGAYISPEVADKVLKESELRLGGERQNVAVLFSDLRGFTTYSESLEPEEIVEQLNDYMSVMVDTITEHGGIIDKFMGDGIMAVFGAPLPKPDDADRAVECAQAMMGAIDAHNRDRESKGLSKLKHGIGVHFGPVVAGNVGTSTRAAYTVIGDTVNLASRLEGMTKQVEADLVVSDQALAACTRSHDLKRIDEIHVKGREKAVTIYRA encoded by the coding sequence ATGCTCCCGATCAATAATCCTCCATTTTCAGCAAATAGCAACCGCGCGCAGGCGATCGTTGCGGATCTTCTCGGCGCAGCGGCACGGGAAGGTGAATTGGGAGTCGCTTGGGCGCGGCTTGTGTGTGGTTTGACTGTGACACTCATGTGGCCGATTGTCCACGGCGAATATCTCTTGGAGCTTGTACCCCGGGCCGTGGCTGCATTTGTGCTTGGCATGTTGGGCCTAGGATGGAGCTTGTACGTCTTTTATCGCCTTCGTAACACGAACCCCAGTGCGGCACTTACTTACACCTCGATCACCATCGATGCTATTCTCATCAATTCGTTGGTGCTGATGTATGTGCTGGCTCCGGGTGCATCGCATGACAGTATTGTCGAAGTCCATGGTGCGTCGTTTGTCTATCTGGCAATCGTTACTGCGGGGGTCCGCTTGTCACCCGCCGCAGCCTACTTCGGCGCGGCCATCAACAGCGCGATGTTGATTGCTCTTGTGACAACCAGCACTATTCAAGTCGACAATCTGCGCGTCATCGGTTGGGCTGAATGGCTCACGGTAGGAATCGGGCTGATCGGTTCCGCGGTCTTAGGAGTGACGATTGCCACTCGAACGTGCCGCTTGGTCGAACAGTCTGCCAATGAAACGCTACTGTCCGAATCAGCTAGATCCAAGTTGGGCGCCTATATATCGCCCGAAGTGGCCGACAAAGTGTTGAAGGAGTCTGAGCTTCGTCTTGGTGGGGAGCGACAAAATGTGGCTGTGCTATTCTCCGATCTTCGCGGTTTTACCACCTACTCAGAGTCGTTGGAACCAGAAGAAATCGTCGAACAACTCAACGACTACATGAGCGTGATGGTCGACACGATCACCGAACATGGAGGAATCATCGACAAGTTCATGGGAGATGGCATCATGGCCGTATTTGGAGCACCGCTTCCCAAACCCGACGACGCCGATCGTGCAGTCGAATGTGCCCAAGCAATGATGGGGGCCATTGACGCGCACAATCGAGATCGTGAGTCAAAGGGATTGTCCAAGTTAAAACACGGCATCGGTGTTCACTTTGGCCCCGTCGTGGCCGGCAATGTAGGTACCTCCACTCGTGCGGCGTATACCGTGATCGGTGATACGGTCAACCTAGCCAGTCGACTCGAAGGGATGACCAAGCAAGTGGAGGCTGACCTGGTCGTCAGCGACCAAGCCCTCGCGGCCTGTACTCGTTCCCATGATCTAAAGCGAATCGACGAAATCCACGTCAAAGGGAGAGAGAAGGCAGTTACCATCTATCGGGCTTAA
- a CDS encoding DUF3302 domain-containing protein, with product MDGFDYFAFFVIAVLVAAVVVIVVELGSLPGKIARARNHPHADAVNAASWISLVTLGLLWPLAFVWAFIAPPSSRSANEGDSVS from the coding sequence ATGGACGGATTTGATTATTTTGCCTTCTTCGTCATAGCCGTACTGGTAGCGGCGGTGGTTGTGATCGTTGTGGAACTGGGCTCGCTCCCGGGGAAGATTGCTAGAGCGCGAAATCATCCCCACGCGGATGCCGTCAACGCTGCCAGTTGGATAAGTTTGGTCACGCTGGGTCTACTTTGGCCCTTAGCGTTTGTCTGGGCGTTCATAGCTCCGCCGTCCAGTCGCTCCGCGA
- a CDS encoding carbohydrate porin, with translation MKIQSVRLLVLLLIGTATAQCCHGQDFASRMAAMAKQMEESGVVYVIAGTDFYQGVASGGANETFENGVKIDQFLMLDSTKMGLWEGMTVVIHAESRLGNDVNFDAVAFSPVNVAMLYPKSNEHDTAITGFQLSQALSEEVQFTFGKFNALDMFYMLYPQTGRGVSGFMNASMVIPLSIARVAPLSFMGAGFLTLEGKQVQGGLLAYDTNNITTTSGFDNMFDNGANIMGFWRFFTEFGGLPGSHLFGGVASTGQFTALDPTGWEFSPGQGIVAPQSSGAYTLLYIAEQTLWFDDYDKNRNVTLLSQNGYSDETTSPFQWSTNVAIQSKGLNRRRPNDAIGIGGFYTGISNDLQNLVSSVVDVQDVYGAELYYNMEIAKCFHLTGDLQFVEPGNASNDTAVVVGMRATLAL, from the coding sequence ATGAAAATTCAATCTGTTCGATTGCTCGTTCTTCTACTCATTGGCACAGCTACTGCCCAGTGCTGCCATGGTCAAGATTTTGCCAGCCGCATGGCGGCAATGGCCAAACAGATGGAAGAGAGCGGCGTTGTCTACGTGATAGCAGGAACCGATTTCTACCAGGGAGTCGCCAGCGGAGGGGCCAACGAAACCTTCGAGAATGGCGTCAAGATCGACCAGTTCCTCATGCTCGACAGCACCAAGATGGGGCTCTGGGAGGGAATGACCGTCGTCATCCATGCAGAATCCCGATTGGGTAACGACGTGAATTTTGACGCAGTCGCTTTCTCACCCGTCAATGTGGCCATGCTCTATCCCAAGTCCAATGAGCACGACACCGCGATCACGGGCTTTCAGCTTTCCCAAGCACTCAGTGAAGAAGTGCAGTTTACTTTTGGCAAGTTCAATGCGTTGGACATGTTCTATATGCTCTATCCGCAGACAGGTCGCGGAGTGAGTGGCTTCATGAATGCCTCGATGGTCATACCCCTGTCGATTGCCCGCGTTGCCCCTTTGTCATTCATGGGAGCTGGATTCCTGACACTAGAAGGCAAGCAGGTACAGGGAGGCCTTCTGGCATACGATACCAATAACATCACGACCACTAGTGGCTTCGACAACATGTTTGACAATGGCGCCAATATTATGGGCTTCTGGAGGTTCTTCACTGAATTTGGTGGACTACCCGGGTCGCACCTCTTTGGAGGTGTCGCCTCCACGGGGCAGTTCACCGCCTTAGACCCGACCGGCTGGGAATTCTCTCCAGGACAGGGAATTGTGGCGCCTCAATCATCGGGTGCCTACACCCTACTCTACATTGCTGAACAAACCCTCTGGTTCGATGACTACGACAAGAACCGCAACGTCACCTTGCTGAGTCAAAACGGTTATTCTGACGAGACCACCAGTCCTTTTCAGTGGTCCACCAACGTCGCAATTCAGTCAAAGGGGCTCAACCGTCGTCGCCCCAACGATGCGATTGGCATAGGTGGATTCTATACGGGCATCAGCAACGACTTGCAAAATCTGGTCTCGTCGGTCGTTGACGTGCAAGACGTCTACGGCGCCGAATTGTACTACAACATGGAAATCGCCAAGTGCTTCCACCTGACGGGCGATCTGCAATTCGTCGAACCAGGCAACGCCTCCAACGACACCGCGGTCGTCGTGGGAATGCGGGCGACGCTGGCGCTGTAA
- a CDS encoding ROK family transcriptional regulator, whose amino-acid sequence MNNVSPFQPKLLSKINERLVLKMIQERGPSTRSEMSKYIGVTFPTVAKAVSSLLDSQLLEEIDDTSEGPGRPAKRLRLASENSQVIGITLGGDECTVVVGDLNGVVHEESMVRFSTPATYETLLKEFETSAKQLMLQGGKKTLGVGVSVPAVIDYREQVVVLSANMPFLNGKSIGRDIQAHLGQECVIVRDSHALSLSERLHGNAKEISNFAMLDLCAGIGLGLMVEGRFLTGDSGFAGEIGHNLIVPDGEMCVCGKRGCLESVASEWAIEKRMSGILGRPVRINEVLEMAQAGDQQAINELERMCEYLAIGLAHVVNILNPGTFFIYGRVFEACPELLNRLVEKTKALALEPSVSACEFSLASCSLQDGTVASVINYLTDSLVPNLDGYLSSLRQNDSQNGVSEEALVSN is encoded by the coding sequence ATGAACAATGTTTCACCATTTCAACCTAAGCTGCTCAGCAAGATCAATGAGCGTCTTGTCTTGAAGATGATCCAAGAACGGGGCCCTTCGACGCGGTCCGAGATGTCGAAATACATTGGAGTCACCTTTCCCACTGTAGCCAAGGCGGTCTCTTCGCTCTTGGATTCGCAACTGCTGGAAGAAATCGACGATACTTCGGAAGGCCCGGGGCGTCCAGCGAAACGACTCCGCTTGGCGAGTGAAAACTCTCAAGTCATTGGCATCACACTTGGTGGAGATGAATGTACAGTCGTCGTTGGTGATTTGAACGGAGTAGTCCACGAAGAAAGCATGGTCCGATTTTCCACGCCAGCTACCTACGAAACGCTACTCAAAGAATTCGAAACCAGTGCCAAGCAACTCATGCTTCAGGGTGGCAAAAAGACCCTGGGCGTGGGCGTTAGCGTGCCGGCCGTAATCGACTATCGCGAACAAGTCGTTGTCTTGTCGGCAAATATGCCATTCCTTAATGGCAAATCGATTGGTAGAGATATCCAAGCACACTTGGGGCAAGAGTGTGTTATCGTTCGCGATTCGCATGCCCTCTCGCTTTCAGAACGATTGCATGGCAATGCCAAGGAGATCTCTAATTTTGCGATGCTTGACCTGTGTGCTGGTATTGGTTTAGGCCTGATGGTGGAGGGCCGATTCCTCACCGGAGACAGTGGATTTGCAGGAGAGATTGGTCACAATCTGATCGTTCCCGATGGAGAGATGTGTGTCTGTGGAAAACGAGGCTGCCTCGAATCCGTTGCCAGCGAGTGGGCCATCGAAAAGCGAATGTCGGGTATTCTAGGTCGCCCAGTCCGAATCAACGAAGTTCTAGAAATGGCCCAAGCGGGCGACCAGCAGGCCATCAATGAATTGGAGCGGATGTGTGAGTATCTGGCTATCGGACTGGCTCATGTCGTGAATATTCTTAATCCAGGTACCTTCTTCATCTACGGACGCGTTTTTGAGGCGTGTCCCGAATTACTTAATAGGTTGGTTGAGAAAACCAAGGCGCTTGCCTTGGAACCTTCGGTGTCAGCATGCGAGTTTTCCCTTGCGAGTTGCAGCTTGCAAGATGGTACCGTCGCAAGCGTGATCAACTATCTTACCGACTCTTTGGTGCCCAATCTGGATGGCTATTTAAGTTCTTTGAGACAGAATGATTCTCAGAACGGAGTGAGTGAAGAAGCGTTGGTATCCAATTGA
- a CDS encoding sodium:solute symporter family protein — translation MARLHTDCNQISGRHRRTIYNDTLVSNRSLNNRLLQSQSLVRATVAALERIDIIQLPYITALTAVSAIRLYAIDYAIIAVFFAVVIGIGIVASRSAGESSAEFFLGGRGMPWWLLGISMVACTFSADTPNLVTGMVRENGVSKNWAWWAFLITGMVTVFIYAKLWRRSHVMTDLEFYELRYGGKPASFLRGFRSIYLGVFFNILIMASVTLAVIKYGSLMFGIEKWECVLYGSLGVVIYATLGGLKGCIWADFFQYGIAMFGAVYAAVVSLGEAAKSAAERAVEDGTIASDQVAEFTSNYSMADLLKEANVADKIQILPDFSDPSQWVPLLFIPVAVQWWSVWYPGAEPGGGGYIAQRMLAAKDEKNAIGATLLFNFAHYALRPWPWIVVALASLVCFPGLADIQSAFPHVNESVIAQDIAYPAMISKLKPGFLGIVIASIIAAYMSTIGTHLNWGSSYVVNDFYKRFIRPDATEKDLVLKGRISTVTLMVFAGCLSLVLTSATEAFNILLLSGAGSGAIYLLRWFWWRINAWSEIFAMVVSAIFAFWLVLFVDDSATTWGPIDGFTGKLLISVAATTVAWLVGTFVTKPESNATLRSFFRRCHPGGPGWAKVVAEARADGDMIDEKIHGQAWEMPVQILCVFLGCVAIYCSLFTIGGIVYGKTVQATVLGVIALVSTFCLFKLFGRLRTE, via the coding sequence TTGGCAAGACTTCACACAGACTGCAATCAAATCTCTGGACGTCACCGTCGCACAATCTACAATGACACACTCGTTTCGAATAGGTCGTTAAATAACAGGCTACTTCAGTCCCAATCCTTAGTTAGGGCGACTGTAGCCGCTTTAGAAAGAATAGATATTATTCAACTTCCTTATATCACGGCACTAACAGCCGTTTCTGCAATTCGACTCTACGCTATTGACTACGCGATCATCGCCGTCTTCTTTGCTGTCGTGATTGGGATCGGCATCGTCGCCTCACGTTCCGCGGGGGAGAGTTCTGCTGAGTTTTTCCTCGGTGGGCGCGGGATGCCCTGGTGGTTGTTGGGCATCTCGATGGTCGCTTGCACTTTCTCTGCCGACACTCCTAATCTGGTGACCGGCATGGTGCGCGAAAACGGTGTTTCCAAGAACTGGGCCTGGTGGGCCTTCTTGATCACGGGCATGGTTACTGTGTTTATCTATGCCAAGCTGTGGCGACGCAGCCATGTAATGACGGATCTGGAGTTCTATGAACTGCGCTACGGCGGCAAGCCGGCGTCGTTTCTGCGGGGGTTTCGCTCCATCTATTTGGGCGTCTTCTTTAATATTCTGATCATGGCGTCGGTTACCTTGGCCGTCATAAAATATGGCTCGCTCATGTTCGGCATCGAAAAGTGGGAATGCGTGCTCTATGGCTCGCTCGGCGTGGTGATCTATGCCACGCTCGGTGGTCTCAAGGGCTGTATCTGGGCCGACTTTTTTCAATATGGAATTGCTATGTTCGGCGCGGTGTATGCCGCAGTGGTCTCCTTGGGAGAGGCTGCTAAATCGGCAGCCGAGAGAGCTGTTGAGGACGGTACGATCGCATCCGATCAAGTTGCGGAGTTTACCAGCAATTACTCCATGGCTGACTTGTTAAAGGAAGCAAACGTGGCGGACAAGATCCAGATCCTTCCCGATTTCTCCGACCCCAGTCAATGGGTTCCCCTGCTCTTTATACCGGTGGCCGTCCAATGGTGGTCGGTTTGGTATCCCGGCGCCGAGCCGGGAGGTGGGGGATACATTGCCCAGCGGATGTTGGCGGCCAAAGATGAGAAAAACGCTATCGGGGCGACATTGTTGTTCAACTTTGCCCATTACGCGTTGCGGCCTTGGCCGTGGATCGTGGTGGCACTCGCTTCGCTGGTTTGTTTTCCAGGCCTTGCCGATATTCAATCTGCGTTCCCCCACGTCAACGAATCGGTGATCGCCCAGGACATCGCCTATCCGGCGATGATCTCCAAACTGAAACCCGGTTTTCTGGGCATCGTGATCGCCTCGATCATAGCCGCTTACATGTCCACCATCGGCACGCACCTAAACTGGGGTTCTTCCTATGTGGTGAACGATTTCTACAAGCGGTTCATTCGGCCCGATGCCACGGAAAAGGACTTGGTCCTCAAGGGACGCATCAGCACCGTTACCCTGATGGTCTTTGCGGGCTGTCTCTCCCTAGTACTCACCAGTGCCACAGAGGCTTTCAATATTTTGCTCCTTTCCGGGGCTGGTTCGGGTGCCATCTATCTCTTGCGCTGGTTCTGGTGGCGGATCAATGCTTGGTCAGAAATCTTTGCGATGGTCGTATCGGCCATCTTTGCTTTCTGGCTCGTGTTGTTTGTTGACGATAGTGCCACGACTTGGGGCCCCATCGACGGATTCACGGGCAAACTTCTCATCAGCGTGGCCGCTACCACCGTGGCATGGCTGGTGGGAACATTTGTCACCAAACCAGAAAGCAACGCGACCTTGCGGAGCTTTTTCCGCAGGTGCCACCCGGGAGGGCCAGGCTGGGCGAAAGTTGTAGCCGAGGCACGGGCCGACGGGGACATGATCGACGAAAAGATTCATGGTCAGGCGTGGGAAATGCCTGTGCAGATTTTGTGCGTGTTCTTGGGTTGCGTGGCTATCTATTGTTCGCTGTTCACCATCGGCGGCATTGTGTACGGCAAAACGGTGCAGGCAACAGTGCTGGGCGTTATTGCGCTCGTGAGTACGTTCTGTCTGTTTAAGCTTTTTGGCAGATTGAGAACGGAGTAG